In a single window of the Veillonella sp. genome:
- a CDS encoding PhoH family protein: protein MSEQVFTFPTYDLAQSILGQHNRYLHMMLEVISADVVARGDTVVIKGDEKQVEALYRTLEELVFLYREGSTITESQVRIAAKLVANGKADAVHTMFEDTLSVNMRGKNITPKTEGQKYYVDSIRKNTITFGIGPAGTGKTFLAVALAAFYLKNRNVDKIILTRPAVEAGERLGFLPGELQDKVDPYLRPLYDALHEMFGIEQVQRFMERGTIEVAPLAYMRGRTLENAFVILDEAQNTTAEQMKMFLTRLGNNSKMVVNGDKTQIDLPPRVVSGLGEAEKVLRHVPGIHMVYFSDQDVVRHDLVGRIVKAYDQYHERKLAGETAETNAASKEHVAKG from the coding sequence ATGAGCGAACAAGTTTTTACATTTCCTACATATGACCTAGCACAATCCATACTAGGTCAACATAATCGATATCTGCATATGATGCTTGAAGTCATCTCTGCAGATGTAGTGGCACGCGGTGATACTGTTGTTATCAAGGGCGATGAAAAACAAGTAGAGGCCCTGTATCGCACGCTAGAAGAACTAGTATTCCTATACCGTGAAGGCAGTACTATTACTGAGTCGCAAGTTCGTATTGCAGCCAAACTCGTAGCTAATGGCAAAGCTGATGCTGTACATACTATGTTTGAAGATACCTTATCCGTTAACATGCGCGGTAAAAATATTACGCCTAAAACGGAAGGTCAGAAATACTATGTAGATAGCATTCGTAAAAATACCATTACCTTTGGTATAGGCCCTGCTGGTACAGGTAAAACATTCTTAGCCGTAGCGTTAGCTGCATTCTATTTAAAAAACCGCAATGTAGATAAAATCATTTTGACTCGTCCTGCTGTAGAGGCTGGTGAACGATTAGGCTTCCTACCTGGTGAATTACAAGATAAGGTAGATCCTTATTTGCGACCTCTTTATGATGCATTACATGAAATGTTTGGCATCGAGCAAGTACAACGCTTTATGGAACGTGGTACTATCGAGGTAGCACCACTAGCGTATATGCGTGGTCGTACCTTAGAAAACGCCTTCGTTATTCTAGACGAAGCTCAAAATACGACGGCTGAACAGATGAAGATGTTCTTAACCCGTCTAGGTAACAACTCTAAAATGGTAGTCAACGGTGATAAGACACAAATTGACTTGCCACCACGTGTTGTGTCTGGTCTTGGCGAGGCTGAAAAGGTATTGCGTCATGTACCTGGTATTCATATGGTTTACTTTAGCGATCAAGACGTTGTGCGTCACGATTTAGTAGGTCGCATTGTAAAAGCTTACGATCAGTATCATGAACGTAAATTAGCTGGTGAGACTGCGGAAACTAACGCAGCATCTAAAGAGCATGTAGCGAAAGGATAA
- a CDS encoding DUF4229 domain-containing protein, whose product MSDQHNTNNNQNTYRNNERSDSFGSNAHFGEPNTRVLSDDERRDFDGVTIEEVGDSVHVDSTPSNMNEEYQRGEEYNQYGPHVKVYSFNSTSWLSRIVLIIILAIVLAAVVFFGGIILSVVGVVILVGAIVSFIFGLF is encoded by the coding sequence ATGTCTGATCAACACAATACAAATAACAATCAAAATACATATAGAAATAATGAACGTAGCGATAGCTTTGGTAGTAATGCTCACTTCGGAGAGCCAAATACACGGGTATTATCTGATGATGAACGCCGTGACTTTGATGGTGTAACCATTGAAGAGGTAGGAGACTCTGTTCATGTGGACTCTACACCTAGTAATATGAACGAAGAGTATCAACGCGGTGAAGAGTACAATCAATATGGCCCTCATGTTAAGGTGTATAGCTTTAATAGTACGAGTTGGCTAAGTCGTATTGTTTTAATTATCATTCTAGCAATTGTATTAGCAGCTGTAGTATTTTTTGGTGGCATTATCCTATCTGTTGTAGGGGTTGTCATTTTAGTGGGAGCTATTGTTTCCTTTATCTTTGGCCTCTTTTAA
- the era gene encoding GTPase Era, with protein sequence MNKNEYFKSGFVAVVGRPNVGKSTLINALIGDKIAIVSDKAQTTRNRIICVYTDEAKQIVFMDTPGVHKPKHKLGEFMVDAAIESLKETEAVLFVVAGNEKRGPGDNFIIEQLKRVKVPVFLVVNKIDTLKKEELLEAIVSYQDAYPFAGVIPISAKDKENLNEVLNVLEETLPEGPQYFPEDMITDQPERLIISDIVREKILLATRDEIPHAIAVDVDEMKTRDDGTTYIRATIYCERDSQKGIIIGKKGALLKQLGAEARADIQKLLATKVYLDLWVKVKKDWRNKSGMLSELGYRK encoded by the coding sequence ATGAATAAGAACGAATATTTTAAATCTGGCTTTGTTGCCGTTGTAGGACGCCCTAATGTTGGTAAATCTACATTAATTAATGCCCTTATTGGCGACAAAATCGCTATCGTATCCGATAAGGCTCAAACAACGCGTAACCGTATTATCTGTGTATATACAGATGAGGCAAAACAAATCGTTTTCATGGATACACCAGGTGTACATAAGCCAAAACATAAATTAGGTGAATTCATGGTAGATGCTGCCATTGAGTCCTTGAAAGAAACGGAAGCTGTTTTATTTGTAGTAGCAGGCAATGAAAAACGCGGCCCTGGTGATAACTTTATTATAGAGCAATTAAAACGTGTAAAAGTGCCTGTTTTCTTAGTCGTTAACAAGATTGATACTCTAAAAAAAGAGGAGCTTTTAGAAGCCATCGTGTCTTATCAAGATGCATATCCATTTGCAGGGGTTATTCCTATTTCTGCAAAGGATAAAGAGAACCTAAATGAAGTTCTAAATGTATTAGAAGAAACATTACCGGAAGGTCCACAATACTTCCCAGAGGATATGATTACGGACCAACCAGAACGTCTTATCATATCTGATATTGTTCGTGAAAAAATCCTATTGGCTACACGTGATGAAATCCCTCATGCTATCGCTGTAGATGTAGATGAAATGAAAACGCGTGATGATGGTACAACCTATATCCGTGCTACTATTTACTGTGAACGAGACTCTCAAAAGGGCATTATCATCGGTAAGAAAGGTGCCTTGTTGAAACAACTCGGTGCTGAAGCGCGTGCAGATATTCAAAAACTATTGGCTACAAAGGTGTACTTAGACCTTTGGGTTAAGGTTAAAAAGGATTGGCGTAATAAATCCGGTATGTTATCTGAACTTGGTTATAGAAAATAA
- the ybeY gene encoding rRNA maturation RNase YbeY — translation MYIHISYDEGIQEDSNIEAVIRKVCDEVSRVYGLEEDEMSILLCDNAKIHELNKEYRGIDRPTDVLSFALNEGDDYEGSEEEHHLLGDMIISLERTREQAIEYGHSFERELAYLTTHSCLHILGYDHMNEEDKKEMRTEEEFILGNLGYVREDAPYNE, via the coding sequence ATGTATATACATATTAGCTATGATGAAGGAATTCAAGAGGATTCCAATATTGAGGCCGTTATCCGTAAAGTTTGTGATGAAGTAAGTCGCGTATATGGCCTTGAAGAAGATGAAATGAGTATTTTACTCTGCGATAATGCTAAAATTCACGAGCTTAATAAGGAATATCGCGGTATCGATAGACCTACTGATGTATTGTCATTTGCCCTTAATGAAGGGGATGATTATGAAGGCAGTGAAGAGGAACATCACTTACTTGGTGATATGATTATTTCTTTAGAGCGCACTCGTGAACAGGCTATTGAATATGGACATAGCTTTGAACGAGAATTAGCGTATTTAACGACTCACAGTTGCTTACATATCTTAGGCTATGACCATATGAACGAAGAAGATAAAAAAGAGATGCGCACTGAAGAAGAATTTATCTTAGGTAATCTCGGTTATGTGCGGGAGGATGCACCATATAATGAATAA
- a CDS encoding TIGR01212 family radical SAM protein (This family includes YhcC from E. coli K-12, an uncharacterized radical SAM protein.), which yields MTDTTRPKRYRMVSKYYKETYGEKVYKLPVALPLTCPNRDGSAGVGGCTFCGEIGAGYENRPAWMTVRMQLEENIAHIGPKYKAKKFIPYYQNFSNTYLGLDDFNSYMEQGCIDEAVGIAIATRPDCIADEYLDILADIRDRFQKDIYIELGLQTVNYDTLEKINRGHDLAQFIDAVLRIKRYGFNVTTHMIVNLPWDTMQDTIEGARILSALGVDQVKLHALYIVKNTLMAKWYQEGQFTLISAEEYADRVVNFVRHLHPDIVLQRLVGRAPEDNTLFTNWSMGWWRVQDLIDDKLDELDAHQGDLCDYLNGKAVRKFID from the coding sequence ATGACCGATACAACGAGACCAAAACGATACCGCATGGTATCTAAATACTATAAAGAAACCTATGGGGAAAAGGTTTATAAGCTGCCTGTTGCCTTACCGCTAACGTGTCCAAATCGAGACGGTTCAGCCGGCGTAGGAGGCTGTACCTTCTGCGGTGAAATCGGTGCGGGCTATGAAAATCGTCCTGCTTGGATGACAGTACGCATGCAATTAGAAGAAAACATTGCTCACATAGGTCCTAAATATAAGGCGAAAAAATTTATACCTTATTATCAAAACTTTAGTAATACCTATTTGGGTCTTGATGATTTTAATAGCTATATGGAACAAGGCTGTATCGATGAAGCTGTAGGCATTGCTATTGCGACGCGACCAGATTGTATTGCCGATGAATATTTAGACATATTAGCTGATATTAGAGATCGTTTTCAAAAGGATATTTATATTGAATTAGGATTGCAAACGGTCAATTATGATACCCTTGAGAAGATTAATCGTGGCCATGATTTAGCTCAGTTTATTGATGCTGTATTACGCATTAAGAGATACGGATTTAATGTCACAACCCATATGATTGTCAATTTACCTTGGGATACAATGCAGGATACCATCGAAGGGGCCCGTATTTTGTCAGCCCTTGGCGTAGATCAAGTAAAATTGCATGCTTTATATATCGTCAAAAATACGTTGATGGCCAAGTGGTATCAAGAGGGGCAATTTACCTTAATTAGTGCCGAAGAATATGCTGATCGGGTTGTGAATTTTGTACGTCATTTACATCCAGATATTGTCTTACAACGTCTTGTCGGGAGAGCACCTGAAGATAATACGTTATTTACGAACTGGTCCATGGGGTGGTGGCGCGTTCAAGATTTAATTGATGATAAATTAGACGAACTAGATGCTCATCAAGGTGATTTATGTGATTATTTAAACGGCAAAGCCGTTCGTAAGTTTATAGATTAG
- the gatA gene encoding Asp-tRNA(Asn)/Glu-tRNA(Gln) amidotransferase subunit GatA, which produces MATIHELHKKLVNKEISAVELTNAVIAHKAKVEPTVHAYLSDSHDRALATAKLVDEAIAKGEAISPLAGIPGAIKDNICIKDEPATCASKMLENFVPPYNASVIERLQDNQFVSLGKLNMDEFAMGGSTENSALAKTTNPWNADCVPGGSSGGSAAAVSSGSAIWALGSDTGGSIRQPASFCGVVGLKPTYGNVSRYGLIAFASSLDQIGPITRDVTDAALVLNAISGHDAKDSTSIPGARVDYTTALVNDVKNLKIGVPKEFFGEGLNSEVRKAMEEAIETYKKLGAEIVEVSLPNSKYALSAYYIIALAEASSNLARYDGVSYGMRVSADNLVDMSTKTRTEGFGPEVQRRILLGTYVLSAGYYDAYYLKALKVRRLIKNEFDEAFSKVDLILTPTAPNTSYKFGEKANDPLAMYLEDICTVPANLAGIPGISIPAGMSSSNLPIGLQLLGPAMGEETLLRAAFTFEQARPDCQLVAPTGEVSL; this is translated from the coding sequence GTGGCAACAATTCATGAATTACACAAGAAACTAGTGAATAAAGAAATCAGTGCCGTTGAATTGACGAATGCTGTTATTGCACATAAAGCGAAAGTGGAACCGACTGTACATGCGTACTTATCCGATTCTCATGATCGTGCTTTAGCTACAGCTAAGCTTGTAGATGAAGCAATTGCTAAAGGTGAAGCTATTTCTCCATTGGCAGGTATCCCTGGTGCAATTAAAGATAATATTTGTATTAAAGATGAACCTGCAACATGTGCATCTAAAATGTTAGAGAACTTTGTACCTCCATACAATGCGTCTGTTATTGAACGTTTACAAGATAATCAATTTGTAAGTCTTGGTAAACTTAACATGGACGAATTTGCTATGGGTGGTTCCACAGAGAACTCTGCATTAGCAAAAACGACTAACCCTTGGAATGCAGATTGCGTACCAGGTGGTTCTTCTGGTGGTAGTGCTGCAGCTGTATCTAGTGGCTCTGCAATTTGGGCTCTTGGCTCTGATACTGGTGGTTCTATTCGTCAACCAGCGTCCTTCTGTGGCGTTGTAGGTTTAAAACCAACATACGGTAATGTATCTCGTTATGGTTTAATCGCCTTTGCATCCTCTTTGGACCAAATTGGACCTATTACTCGTGATGTAACAGATGCTGCTTTAGTATTAAATGCAATCTCTGGTCATGATGCGAAAGACTCCACATCCATTCCAGGTGCTCGTGTAGACTACACTACAGCTCTTGTAAATGATGTAAAAAATCTTAAAATCGGTGTGCCAAAAGAATTCTTTGGCGAAGGTCTCAATAGCGAAGTTCGTAAAGCTATGGAAGAGGCTATCGAAACATATAAAAAATTAGGTGCTGAAATCGTTGAGGTTTCCTTGCCTAACTCTAAATATGCGTTGTCTGCATACTATATCATCGCATTGGCAGAAGCTAGTTCCAACTTGGCTCGTTATGACGGTGTAAGCTATGGAATGCGCGTATCTGCAGATAATCTTGTAGATATGTCTACTAAAACTCGTACAGAAGGTTTTGGCCCTGAAGTACAACGCCGTATCTTGTTAGGTACCTATGTATTGAGTGCTGGTTACTATGATGCTTATTATTTGAAAGCATTGAAAGTTCGTCGCCTTATTAAAAACGAATTTGACGAAGCATTCTCCAAGGTGGATTTGATTTTGACACCAACTGCACCTAATACATCCTACAAATTTGGTGAAAAAGCTAATGATCCATTGGCAATGTACTTAGAAGATATCTGTACAGTACCAGCAAACCTTGCAGGTATTCCAGGTATTAGCATTCCAGCAGGTATGAGTAGCAGCAATTTGCCAATCGGCTTACAATTGCTCGGTCCTGCTATGGGTGAAGAAACATTGTTACGTGCCGCTTTCACATTTGAACAAGCACGTCCAGACTGTCAATTAGTAGCACCAACTGGGGAGGTTTCTCTATGA
- the gatB gene encoding Asp-tRNA(Asn)/Glu-tRNA(Gln) amidotransferase subunit GatB — protein MSSKYETVVGLEVHTELKTKSKIFCGCTTEFGGDQNTHVCPVCLGLPGAMPVLNKQVVEFAIKVGLALNCEILNFNKFDRKNYYYPDLPKNYQTSQYDLPICLNGHLDIEVNGETKRIGITRIHMEEDAGKLVHSGNTISDSKSSNVDYNRTGVPLLEIVSEPDIRSGAEARAYVEKLRSILQYLEVSDGRMEEGSLRGDCNVSVRLRGTKEFGTRTETKNVNSLTAIQKVVEYEALRQAKLIEAGGKVDQETRTWDDAQGITIGMRKKDEENDYRYFPEPDLVPIVITDEKIEEVRRALPELQDAKIERFVSEYGLSREDATTLTVSRKTADFLDATVKAGADAKIVANWMLGDLSKMINESGLTFAESKVSPENLAGMIALIDKGTISGKIAKKVIVSMWESGKDADTIVKEEGLVQITDTGAIEEIVKQVIANNPQPVADFKGGNGKAIGFLVGQVMKESKGRANPGMVNELLQKYLKD, from the coding sequence ATGAGTAGTAAATACGAAACAGTCGTTGGTTTAGAGGTTCATACAGAGCTTAAGACTAAGTCTAAAATCTTCTGTGGTTGTACCACTGAATTCGGCGGCGATCAAAATACACATGTATGCCCAGTATGCTTAGGCTTACCTGGTGCTATGCCTGTGTTAAATAAACAAGTAGTAGAATTTGCTATCAAAGTAGGTTTAGCATTGAACTGTGAAATTCTAAACTTTAACAAATTTGACCGTAAAAACTACTACTATCCAGATTTGCCTAAAAACTATCAAACATCTCAATACGATTTGCCAATTTGCTTGAATGGTCATTTAGACATCGAAGTAAATGGTGAAACTAAACGCATTGGTATTACGCGTATTCACATGGAAGAAGATGCTGGTAAACTCGTTCATAGTGGTAACACTATTTCCGATTCTAAATCTTCTAATGTTGACTATAACCGTACTGGTGTACCTCTTCTTGAAATCGTATCCGAACCAGATATTCGTTCCGGCGCAGAAGCGAGAGCCTATGTTGAAAAACTACGTTCTATCTTGCAATACTTAGAAGTATCTGACGGTCGTATGGAAGAAGGTTCCTTACGTGGTGACTGTAACGTATCCGTACGTTTGCGCGGTACTAAAGAGTTTGGTACACGTACAGAAACTAAGAACGTTAACTCTTTAACAGCTATCCAAAAGGTTGTTGAATATGAAGCATTGCGCCAAGCTAAGTTGATCGAAGCTGGCGGCAAAGTAGATCAAGAAACACGTACTTGGGATGATGCTCAAGGCATTACTATTGGTATGCGTAAAAAAGACGAAGAAAACGATTACCGTTACTTCCCTGAACCTGACTTGGTACCAATTGTAATTACAGACGAAAAAATTGAAGAAGTACGTCGTGCGTTACCAGAATTACAAGATGCTAAGATTGAACGCTTTGTATCTGAATATGGCTTGTCTCGTGAAGATGCTACAACCCTTACTGTATCCCGTAAAACAGCAGATTTCTTGGATGCTACTGTAAAAGCAGGTGCCGATGCTAAGATTGTTGCTAACTGGATGCTTGGTGATTTGTCTAAGATGATTAATGAAAGTGGCTTAACATTTGCTGAATCCAAAGTAAGCCCTGAAAACTTGGCTGGTATGATTGCTCTTATCGATAAAGGTACAATCTCTGGTAAAATTGCGAAAAAGGTTATTGTATCCATGTGGGAATCCGGCAAGGATGCAGATACTATCGTAAAAGAAGAAGGTCTTGTTCAAATCACTGATACTGGTGCTATCGAAGAAATCGTTAAGCAAGTTATTGCTAACAATCCACAACCAGTGGCAGACTTCAAAGGTGGCAATGGCAAAGCTATTGGCTTCTTAGTAGGTCAAGTTATGAAGGAATCTAAAGGCCGTGCTAACCCTGGTATGGTAAATGAATTGCTTCAAAAATACTTGAAAGACTAA
- a CDS encoding hemolysin family protein, translating to MDSVDGLLPIGFGLVCIFLINFFVVAKFSFARLRKEHVEDMDILLEKDREFLLKLYQNPEYFLNTTQFLILFFILALAGTGTYVFDNIVDQLVAVFNVHSTWMHFVLDILLLLLISLIVLIFGEIVPKALGLSFPTKYVNTYSRIVVAAGRLVYPFIWIASKISTVILDFYKTKYLTELDLVYSEEEIRMMISRSHEEGQLDQVESELIDNVFNFVDRRAKEVMVPRQDVDCIFVEDGYDEAMKFIRSKAHTRYPLCVEDKDHIIGLVHIKDLMERPNQARKDLRNVKRDILTVPEVMKLSTLLQYMRTRRIYQAIVVDEYGGMVGLVGLEDIIEELVGDIQDEHEPHLPAKIAYADGSFEFDGKVLVDEVEEMMDVEIDDSDSDTIGGYVFGLLERTPIVGDTVDALGYTFEVTQMQGYRVSRIKVTPLPEEETMEEEHEEA from the coding sequence ATGGATAGTGTAGATGGCCTGTTACCCATAGGGTTTGGTCTTGTATGTATATTTTTAATTAACTTTTTTGTGGTCGCAAAGTTCTCCTTTGCTCGTCTTCGTAAAGAGCATGTTGAGGATATGGATATCCTTTTAGAGAAGGATCGAGAGTTTTTATTAAAACTCTATCAAAACCCTGAGTATTTTTTAAATACGACGCAGTTTTTGATTTTATTCTTTATTTTGGCTCTTGCTGGTACAGGCACCTATGTATTTGATAACATCGTAGATCAACTTGTAGCAGTATTTAATGTGCATAGTACATGGATGCACTTCGTACTAGATATACTTTTATTGTTATTAATTAGCTTAATCGTTTTAATCTTTGGTGAAATCGTACCTAAAGCATTGGGCTTATCGTTCCCAACGAAGTATGTAAATACTTATAGCCGTATCGTAGTAGCGGCTGGTCGTTTGGTATATCCGTTCATTTGGATTGCTAGCAAAATTTCCACCGTTATTTTGGACTTTTACAAAACAAAATATTTAACAGAGCTAGATCTTGTGTACTCTGAAGAAGAGATTCGTATGATGATCTCTCGAAGCCATGAAGAAGGTCAACTAGACCAAGTGGAATCAGAGTTGATTGACAATGTTTTTAACTTTGTAGACCGTAGAGCTAAAGAGGTTATGGTACCGCGTCAAGATGTGGATTGTATTTTCGTTGAAGACGGTTACGATGAAGCGATGAAATTTATTCGCTCTAAAGCACATACCCGTTACCCTCTATGTGTGGAGGATAAGGATCATATCATTGGTCTAGTTCATATTAAGGACCTCATGGAACGTCCTAACCAAGCGCGTAAGGATTTGCGTAATGTAAAACGAGATATCTTAACTGTGCCAGAGGTAATGAAGTTATCTACACTGCTACAATATATGAGAACTCGTCGTATCTATCAAGCTATCGTTGTAGATGAATACGGTGGTATGGTTGGTCTTGTAGGTCTTGAAGATATTATCGAAGAGCTCGTTGGGGATATTCAAGACGAACATGAACCACACTTACCAGCTAAAATTGCTTATGCAGATGGATCCTTCGAATTTGATGGCAAGGTCCTTGTAGACGAAGTAGAAGAAATGATGGACGTTGAAATCGACGATTCCGATTCTGATACAATCGGGGGCTATGTATTTGGTCTCTTAGAACGGACGCCAATCGTTGGTGATACGGTCGATGCATTGGGATATACCTTTGAAGTAACACAAATGCAAGGGTATCGCGTATCCCGTATTAAAGTAACACCTTTACCTGAAGAGGAAACAATGGAAGAAGAACATGAAGAAGCTTAA
- the gatC gene encoding Asp-tRNA(Asn)/Glu-tRNA(Gln) amidotransferase subunit GatC, protein MKISQEEIKKIALLSRLEVKEEHMAHVEKELSDILTYVAELDALELNDVEPMAHAVPLNNVFREDETKPSLDHDLALSNAPEAEDGYFKVPRVVQE, encoded by the coding sequence ATGAAAATCAGCCAAGAGGAAATTAAAAAGATCGCCTTACTTTCACGATTGGAAGTTAAGGAAGAACATATGGCACATGTAGAAAAAGAGTTATCCGATATCTTGACTTATGTTGCTGAACTAGATGCATTAGAGCTTAATGATGTAGAACCAATGGCTCATGCAGTACCATTGAACAATGTATTTAGAGAGGATGAAACAAAACCATCCTTAGACCATGATTTAGCTTTGTCCAATGCTCCAGAAGCAGAGGATGGGTACTTTAAAGTACCTCGCGTTGTACAAGAATAG
- a CDS encoding DUF4080 domain-containing protein, with the protein MNVVLSTLNSKFIHSSLALRYLKAYGQAHGQAYDIVEYTINMPVLHILSDITERNIDVLGFACYIWNIEMTLHVVDMVKAVRPDIKIILGGPEVSFTADEILNRCHAVDYVVQGEGEEAFYKLISALTNGKDGLTEEIAGVRGRHITGQLMGSTEAVEVKDLSTIPFPYVEEDMIDLEHKIIYYESSRGCPFSCQYCLSGNKNTVRFFPQERTFKELQWFIDHKVKQVKFVDRTFNCAPHHHRPLMEFMRDANTETNFHLEMEPELMTEWETNILCETPPGRIQIEVGVQSTHKKTLDAINRYNDWPYIQKAIRPIIEAGRTHVHMDLIVGLPYENKARFGLSFNDLFSLQPHALQIGFLKLLKGSGVRRMEAYQYISDPLAPYEVLSTHVLPYNDVRFLKHFEDVFERFYNSERFRTVFAYIGSKLIKEHTDTSITGEAIVTNHVPPMKKYDLTKVEPKKDAFSYFCEMTQAWLDAGNHKINLKDIDQIEFLYNFFLAKGDNVAAELLQYDTLVSYRGKVRSEAVGLPKQTKELLQEGEAFWRNEEIASQYIPNYTFKEWRKIRQQYVEMPMSKDTAYVLGIDNVPSTPFTVVIDVNKEVKPFIRPEIEAC; encoded by the coding sequence ATGAACGTAGTTTTATCCACATTAAACTCAAAATTTATACATTCCTCCCTGGCTTTGCGATATCTCAAAGCCTACGGGCAGGCTCACGGACAGGCATACGATATAGTAGAATATACTATTAATATGCCTGTTTTACATATTCTTAGCGATATTACAGAGCGCAATATAGATGTATTGGGCTTTGCTTGCTATATCTGGAACATTGAAATGACCTTACATGTGGTGGACATGGTGAAAGCAGTTCGACCAGATATTAAAATTATCTTAGGCGGTCCGGAGGTATCTTTCACTGCCGATGAAATTCTAAATCGTTGCCATGCTGTAGATTATGTTGTACAAGGCGAAGGGGAAGAAGCCTTTTATAAACTCATTAGCGCACTAACAAATGGCAAGGATGGCCTTACAGAGGAAATTGCTGGCGTTCGTGGGCGCCATATTACAGGTCAACTTATGGGATCCACTGAGGCCGTAGAGGTTAAAGATCTTAGCACTATTCCATTTCCATATGTAGAAGAGGATATGATTGATTTAGAACATAAAATTATCTACTATGAGTCCTCTCGTGGTTGTCCGTTCTCTTGTCAGTATTGCTTATCTGGCAATAAGAATACAGTGCGATTCTTCCCACAAGAGCGAACTTTTAAAGAATTACAATGGTTTATCGACCATAAGGTAAAGCAAGTTAAGTTTGTAGATAGAACATTTAACTGTGCACCACATCATCATCGTCCATTGATGGAATTTATGCGAGATGCCAATACAGAGACGAACTTCCATTTAGAAATGGAACCTGAGCTCATGACAGAATGGGAAACAAATATTCTCTGTGAAACACCACCAGGGCGTATTCAAATCGAAGTGGGCGTACAAAGTACACATAAGAAAACTTTAGATGCTATTAACCGATATAATGATTGGCCGTACATTCAAAAGGCAATTCGCCCTATTATTGAGGCGGGACGCACACATGTACATATGGATTTAATTGTAGGCTTACCTTACGAAAATAAAGCACGATTTGGATTATCCTTCAATGATTTATTTAGCTTACAACCTCATGCGCTACAAATAGGATTCTTGAAACTATTAAAAGGATCTGGTGTACGCCGCATGGAGGCATACCAATATATTAGTGATCCGTTAGCGCCATATGAGGTTTTGAGCACTCATGTATTACCATATAATGATGTACGCTTCTTAAAGCACTTTGAAGATGTATTTGAACGCTTCTATAATAGTGAGCGTTTTAGAACTGTCTTTGCCTATATTGGTAGCAAGCTTATTAAGGAACATACTGATACATCCATAACTGGTGAAGCTATAGTAACAAATCATGTACCACCAATGAAAAAGTATGATCTCACAAAAGTGGAGCCTAAAAAAGACGCTTTTTCTTATTTCTGTGAAATGACACAAGCTTGGCTCGATGCAGGTAATCACAAGATTAACTTGAAAGATATCGACCAAATAGAGTTCTTATATAATTTCTTCTTGGCTAAAGGCGACAATGTAGCGGCCGAATTACTACAGTACGATACACTTGTTAGCTATCGTGGTAAGGTTCGAAGTGAAGCCGTAGGTTTGCCTAAGCAGACAAAGGAACTTTTACAAGAAGGGGAAGCATTCTGGCGAAACGAAGAGATCGCATCTCAGTATATTCCAAACTATACATTTAAAGAATGGCGTAAGATTCGCCAACAATATGTAGAAATGCCTATGTCCAAAGATACTGCATATGTATTGGGCATAGATAATGTACCTAGTACACCATTTACAGTTGTAATTGACGTTAATAAAGAGGTTAAACCATTTATACGTCCTGAAATAGAGGCTTGTTAG